A stretch of DNA from Sporichthyaceae bacterium:
GGGCCCGAACGTCGTCGTCGTGGAGGACCGCGTCTGGTACTCCGGCGTCGCGGGCGAAGCGGACGCCGACCGGATCGTCGATGAACATCTGACGGATGGCCAGACCGTCGCCGAGCTCACCATCGACTCGGACAACATCACCAAGAACTTGATCTTCACCGTGCTCGACGCGGGCATCCTGCCCGGCGCGGTCTAAGACCCCCGGCACGGACCAGGACCCCGAAGGAGTTGTCCCGATGGACGTTTACGGCAAGTTCATTCCGCTCGCCGAGTGGAAGGTGCTGATCGACGACTGGCTGGAGACTCCCGGTCAGGAGGCGTTCTACAACCTGAAGCCGGACGCAAAAGAGGCCACCTATGACGCCATCTTCATCGGCGGCGGTGCTTCGGGCCGGTTCGGCGCCGCGGCACTGACCGCCCGTGGTGGCCGCGCCCTGGTCGTCGACAAGTGGCCGTTCCTCGGCGGGTCCTGCCCCCACGAGGCCTGCGTGCCGCACCACATCTTCTCCGAAGCGGCCCGCGAGTTGGACTATGCGCGGGAGTTCGCCGGCGAGTTCTG
This window harbors:
- a CDS encoding (2Fe-2S) ferredoxin domain-containing protein, coding for MGKTVLVCTNVDCHERGSEALFNRLLDRVEESDLDCEVRDYLCFSACEKGPNVVVVEDRVWYSGVAGEADADRIVDEHLTDGQTVAELTIDSDNITKNLIFTVLDAGILPGAV